A window of Thiocapsa bogorovii genomic DNA:
GCCGCGCTGGCCTCGAGCCATCGTGCCGCATCCTCGGTGACGCTGCGATGAAGGCGGGTGATGTCGGTCAGCTCGTCCTTCACGACGGCACAGTCCCCGATCATGAACATGCCGTCTCGCTGCTGTTGCTCCGAAGGGGCTTCGATCAGCCGCTCCCCTTCCCGAGCAATCCCCTTTGTCGCAATGCGCAGCCGTCCGAGCAGGAGTGCATCGAGTTGCTCGCGGGTCTCGTCGATCGAGCGCTGAGCCTGCAGAAGCGTCCGGCGATTGGCCAAGAAGAGGTCGACGAAGGGCGTGTCGATGCAGCGATTGGCGTGCCCAGGCGCGCTTTCGATCGTGACGGTGCGGCGGCACGCCAAGGCGGCATGCTGGAAACCCGCAACCACGGCACCGCGATCCACGGCCTCCCGGGTGTAGAGATAGGCGGTTCCCATGAGCATCCCCCAGGCTGCTCCGCGCGCGACCAGCGGAGCGGCGACGGTGGCCGCCATGGCTGCGCTGGCCGCGTCGTGGATTCCGCCCGCGAACAGGACCTCAAGGTCCTTGATGTCCGCCCCCTTGGACGCGAGGATACGCTCGACCGCCATCTCCCACAGCGGCAGGGATCCGATCGGCCCGACATGTCCTCCGCACTCGCGGCCTTCGAAGATCAGGCGACGCACGCCCTCGCCGAGAAAACGCTCGAGAAGCGCCGGTGTCGGTACATGGACGAAGGTCTTGAGTCCGATAGCCTCCAGCGCCTTGGCTTGATCCGGGCGGCCGCCCGCAAGGACGACGTAGCTCGGCGCGATCCGTCGCAGGCATTCGATCTGGGCCTCCAGGAGGCTCGGCTCGATGAAACCGAGCAGGCCCACGCCCCAGGCCCTGCCGGCGAGCCGCTCGCGGCAGCGTCCGAGGAGCGCGGAGATCTCGCTCGGGCGCATGACACCCAGCGCGAGTGTCGGCAGAGCGCCGCCGCCGGCAACCGCGTCGGCGAATTCGGCGGTATCGCTGACGCGGGTCATCGGGCCTTGGACGACCGGGTCGGCCACGCCGAGGCGCCCCGCCATGGTGCTGCCGCGGCGTGTTGCTCCCTGGGTCGCCGCAGTCTCGATCATCCGCGGGATCGCGTTTTCGATGGCCCGCAGCAGCCGCCCGAGGGTGCGATACTCGCGTGCGAACCGCTCCGCGAAGCCGAGCCCCTGTCCGACCGGCCACAATGCGGTTTCGGGCGATCCGAATCCGAGCCGCTCCCCGATCGATCGACGCCATTCGGCGCGTGCCTGCTCCGGTCCGATGTCCTGGCCCTCCAACGCGATCGCCAGATCGCGTGCCGGCTTCGTTTGCCGAAAACGCGACTGCTGCAAGACGCGGCAGGGGGCCTTCAGAGAGGAGCCGAGGAGCAGGCTGGCTTCCACGCTCTGGGTTTCGAGCCAACCGCGATGCTCGGGGCCGAGCGGCGATTCGCGCAGGAGCAGGAGCTGGTCGTCCAAGACGACGCCGGCCGCACCGGCAGCCCGGCAGGCGGCCATGCCGCCGATGCCGAGACCGCCGTAAACGATCACTGGCCCGATCCCGACCGCGAGAGCCGCCTGAAGGAGGACCGGTGCGCCGGTTTCGCCGCACCAGCCGGCGCTCTCCTGGCCGCGCACGATGAGGCCCTCCGGGCGCAGATCGGAGGCTCGAACGGCGTCCAGGATCGCCACCGACGGGATCTCGATCCAGACCGCTCCGCCGCTTTTGCAGGCCACGCGGGCGGCATCGATCAAACGGTCCGCGCAGACAAGATCGGCGTCGGCGATCAGAAGCGGTCGTCCCTGCACACTGGCCTCTCGGACGACGCTCTCGACCTGCTCCGGGCGCAGGCGTAGACCCGCCGACGGCGGTGCATCCGCGACGGCACGCGTGAAGGCGGCGTGGCCGCAACGGGTGAGGTCGAGGACGCCGAGGTGCCCCGCACGGGCCGCCGCCGGCAGGATGGAGCCGCCGGGAAGCTCGGCGGGATTCAGGCACAGGCAGACGAACGCCTGCTCGATCGGATGCTTCATGACGTCTCCAACGGAGGGGTTGCGCGCGGTCATCCGAACACGCAGCGAAACGGGTCGGGCACGGGCGTCTTAGAGCCCCTTGTAGTCGGCAAGGCCTTCCAGGAAGACATCCGCATCGACGATCGGGATGACCTCGACATGACTAGCCTTGAAGTAGGGGTTCATCCGCACCTTGAGCAGCAGATCGCGTGAGTTGTCCGCGCTCGTCACAAAGGCCCCGCCGCCGGCGACGAAAGCATAGGCGGCCTCCACGTCGCCGCTGCTCAGCGCGGCTCGAACCTCGCCGGCGTATTGGCGGACCTGCTCGGATTCGATCTGATAGGGTTGCCCATTGGGGCGCATGATGACGAGGAACTTCATGGGGGAGTCTCTCCGGTTGAAACGGGGGAGGTCGTGCGTGTGTCGTCGCCCGCGAGCACAGCGGTCAGGCATTCGCGAAGACGTTCCAGTGCGTCGGCCGGGGGTTGTACCCGGGCCGGAAGGGTGAGGAGGCGCGGGGCGATCCGTGCCGCGACGGGACAGTGACGGCGTCTGATACCTGCGCGGTGGTCCTCCCAGTCAAACAAGCTTTGATGCTGGAGGGTCGGCCAGTAGTGGTTCGGCTCGATCGCCACGCCGGCTCGGCGCAGACGCTCGGCGATGGCCGCGACCTCCTCGGGTGTGGCTGCGAGGCCCTCCGGGACGCCGAGGACGATGCGCCAATAGACGCGTTCGGCATCGCAGCAGGGTTGCAGAGGGACCAGACCGAGATCGCCTGCGATCGCCTCGACGCCACGCGCGTACGCACGCTGCAGCGCCTGCTTCTCCGGGTAGCGCTTGAGCTGACCGAGCGCCAGCACCAAGGCGACCGGATGGGGTCGCAGCTTCAAGCCGACCGCCGATCCGGCCCAGTCGAGGGTCTTCAGGTCGCCCGGGACGCGGTTGACGTGGCCGTAGACCAGCATCCGCTCGTGCAGCTCCGGGTCACGGGTCACGGCGCATCCGAGCTCCCCGCCTGAGACGAGTTTTCCCCGCCCGAGCGAGAAGCAGGCGATGTCGGCATGGGCCGCCAGGGGCTCGCCGCGATAGAGCGCGCCGTGGGCGTGCGAGGCATCCGCGACCAGCGGGATCCCAGGTGCTGCGGCGCGCAATGCGGTGTAGTCGGCGGGAACCCCCCAAGGGTTGTGGACCAGTATCGCGGCTGTCCGCTCGGAGACGGCTCGGGCCAGATCCTGCGGATCCAGCGTCAGGCCGAGCGGTTCCGCATCGACCGGCACCATCACGGCGCCGAGTGATCGCACGGCGGCCGCCATGCCGTGGAAGCCGTAATCGCAGACCGCGACCTCATGGCCCGAGCGCACGCCTACCGCCCAGAGCGCGGCATGGATCGCCGCGGTTCCGTTGTTCGTCGCCACCGCGTGCCGTCCACCGGCGAAGGCGGCGAACTGTTTCTCGAAACGGGCCAGATGTCCGCCGCTGACGATCGAGATCTCGCCGCGTCGAAGCAGGCGAGCGACCGCCTCGATGTCGCTCTCGTGGACATCTTGCCAGTTCTCCGAGGGCTCGATCGTCATGAGGTCAGGCCCGCGCATAGAGCGGCGATGTCGCGGTCGACCCAAGCTCGCCTCGGGCGGACGCATAGATCGCTTGGATCACCCGTACCGCCTCGGCGGCCTGCTCCAGGGTCGCGGCGCGCGGATCCGGCGTGCCCTCCACCGCGCCCGTCAGGGCCCGGAATTGGTCCCGGTGCGACACCCCGTAATACGACACGCCCAACGGGATCTCGTTGGTCTTCTGCGCCTCGGCGAACGCGGAGCGCCAGTGTTTGAGCGCCTTCTTGGATGTCAGCTCCAAACGGTGAAGACGCGCGGGGGTCGACAGATCGAAGGCCACGATGCCGCGATCGCCCATCAGTTCGATGACGTTGCTCCAGGCGGATCCGGCGGCACCGGTAATGGCCACCGTGCCGAGTGCACCGTTTTCGAGTTGCAGTGCGGCGACAAGACTGTCCTCGGTCTCCATCACCTCGCGATTCCCCAGCGTGTCCATCATCGCCTCGACATGAATGACCGGGCCGGCCAACCACATCAACATGTCGATGAAATGGTAGCCCTGGTTCATGAGAACCGAGCCGCCCTCGCGCGCCCAGGTTCCGCGCCAGTCGCTCGCGCCGTAGTAGGCGGGGTCACGCACGCATTCCAACGAGACCCGGACCATGCGCAGTGCACCGAGATGTCCTTCGGCGATGAGCTCTCGCACCAGGGTTACGAGCGGGTCGAAACGGTGCTGCGTGATCGGAAAGACCAATCGGTCAGCCGAACGCGCCGCCGCGGCGAGCGCGAGCACGCCAGACGGGTCGAGCGTGGGCGGCTTCTCCAGGAGGACATGTTTGCCGGCGCTCAACGCCTGCAACGCCAGATCCGGGTGCGTATCGTGCGGCGTGCAGATCGAGACCGAGCGCACCGCGGCATCCGCCATCACCTGGTCCAATTCGGCGGGCGCCAGACCCCAGCGAGCCGCGAACGCGCCGGCGATCTCGGGATCCATGTCCACGGCGTAGGCCAATCGCAGGGGTGCCGCATATCCGGCCGCGTCTACATGGGTCGGCGCGACGCGCCCGCAGCCGATCAGGGCGTGTAGCCACTCGTTGGATGGGTTCAACATGCGTGATTCGATCTCGTTGATCTCACAAATTGCGCCGGCGCCGGATGCGTTGGTCGCGGGCTCGGCAAGGTTGGTCGAGCAGGCCGTAGGGCTCTCGGGGCCTTCAGGTGCCGAGGGCCGCGAAGCCGACAACCTGGATGCCCTCGCTGTCCAGCGCCTCGCGCAGCTCCGCGGAGCAGAGCAGCCGCGTCTCTTCGACGCGCGCCTCGACGTAGCTGGAGATCGCCGCGAGTGCCGAATCCTGCGGAGATCCCGGATGGCAACCCAGCTCGACGATCGATCCGGGGCCGGCCATTCTCAGCGCAAGCCTGAGTCGTCCCATGACCAATGCCGTGGTCAGCGGCCGCACGCCGGAGAGCATGAGCAAGTCGGACGGTGTCTTGACCCCGAGTTCTCTTAGACGCCGCGCCTCTCCCGTGCCGCACGCGCGCCCGGGAAGTCCATGGCGGGCCGCCACCTCGGCAAACGGCGGGATCAGCTCGCGCCGGCAATGCACATGGTGGTGGCTGTCCAGATGGGTCGGCTCGATCCCCCAACTGTGCAAGCGCGCGATCTGAGCGTCCCACTCCCGAACGACCTCATCCGGATGACAGGCACCGAGTCCGCTTCGATGATCGGGAAATTGCCCGTCGGGCCCCACCAACGACGGGATCTCGCGCGGATCGAGACAGGGTCGGCCTCCGGTCAGCTGGAGGTGACAACCGATCCGCCCCGCGAGCCTGTCGGCGACCCTGCGCAGCCGACCCTCGGCCCCGGGGACACAGACCATTGCGGTAGTCGAAGACAGGACGCCGCGGGTCGCGGTCTCCAGGGTCGCCTCGGTGACCAGATCGGTCAGGGCGAGGTCGTCGGCGTTGATGATGACGCGTGGGCGGATCATAGCGTAATTCGTCTCTTTGCAAGGGAGGCAAGCACGTGGGCCGCCCGTTCGGCACCGTCGCAATCCAGTGATTCGGCACGGCCCGTAGGGCGAACGCCCAGACCCTCATCGATCCGGGCTGCGAGGGACGCCGCACCCGCCTGCTCGTCGAAGGTCCACACGCCCTCGAGGCGTCCGAGCGCGGCGGCACGGTCGATCTGGTCGCTGCCGGTTCCCGCATAGGGGCAGAAGACGATCGGCAAGCTGATTCTCAGCAGCGCGTACGCGGTGTTGTAACCGCAGCGCGAGACCACGAGGGACGCTCCGTCCAGCGCTTGCCGCAAGGGTGACCGGGTCAGCACCTGGATCCGGGAGGCGTCGATGCAGGATGCCGAGGGGTCGCCCAAAGGCCCCGCGACGATGCGCAAGCGGATCTCGCCGCGATCGAGCCGGGTGCGCAGGGCCGATTCGAGCAAGCGGAAGAGACCGACACCGGTGCTTCCACCTCCCGCGAGGCCGACCACTAGGGGCGGCGATCCCGGCGGTGCGGGTACGAACGCGGGCTCCACGACATACCCGACGTCGTGGCGCTCCTCGGGCAGCAGGTAGCCCTGTCGCTCGAAGGCCTCGGCTGGACGTTCGTGACGCGCATCGACATAGCAGAGTGCGAGGTCGTAGCGACCGATGGCGCGCCGCACGCCGGGGTTCCGGGGGCCGCGCATCGTGGGCCGGGGTCCGTACGGGACGCCGATGGCGAAGAGCGGCGCGTCTGGATTGCGCGGTGTCGATGCGAGCACCGGAGCGAGCTCTCCGCCGAGCCCGAGAAAGAGATGGTCCACGAGCACCGCATGCGGGAGAAAGACCCGAAAGGCCTCCGCGATCCGGTCGGCGCGCTCGCGCACGCGCGCCGGACCTCCGCGGTCGTCGGCCGCCGGCCAGTCCGGCAGCGTCGCGATGTGCAGATCGGACGGGAGATCGAGACCGTCGAGCCCTTTCCGGCACGCCAGCAGCATGCAGGCCGCGCCCTGTTGCTCCATCAGGGCCGCCGCGATCAGCAGGCTGCGTTGCACATGGCCTACGCCGAGCTGGGCATGGGCGTAGAGGAGAATCCGCGGAGTCGAAGGGCTCTGCGTCGGGGTCACCGCTTTAGGATCCGGCCGCCGTCGATGCGCGTTCGATCGTCGCTCATCGGGCTTACATCGCCTGTGGGCGCGGTGCGGGGGCGCCCTGATGCGCGAACGCGAACTCGACAAGCTCCCCGACGGTGAGCTCGTCGCGATACTGACCGTCGGCCATGACCAGGGCCTCGTAGGGCAGACGCAGGCTCAGACGCAGGTCGAGCATGGCGAAGAGCTCCATCGCCTCGACGGAGGTTAGACAAAGGTCGGTGTTCAGCATGGTGGACGCACCGAGAGGCTCCTCGAGCTCGAGGTCGGTGTCGGCCAGGATGTCCTGGATGCATTGGAGCACTGCGTCTTGAATCTGTGCCGGTGTCAGGCTGTCCATTCGATCCTCGTTTCACGTGTGGTGGATTGTTGATGCTCGATGTCGTTCGAGGCGTTCCGCTCCAGGTCCACGACCGCCCGGATCCGCCCGCCGGTCGTCTGGATCCTGACGGGTGGAAGCCTCCCGCGGAGCCGTTCGACCCAGTCGCCGAAGGGGCGCACGCGGGCGAGATGCCATTGCGTTTCAGCCTCCTCGGTCAGCTCCACGCAAAGGTCGAGGTGATCGGGCGAGTGACCCTCGTGCTCCCTCAGCCAGACGATGGCGGCCTCTTTGGCCGCGAGACGCATCAGCAGATCGGTGCGTTTCGTGTCGCCGCGTGCCGGCAGCCCGTCCTCTGTTTTAGCCCCGGTCTGGTGCTCGGTTTCCACGAGGATCAGACGCGCGAGTGCCGCGACGAAGATTCCGCCCGCGAGGTCCAGGTCCTTGACGAGTTGATCCGGGCATTCACGCACGAGCCTTCGATCGTTCGTCTCGGATCCGCCGGTTGTCAACAGCGGTTGACTCTCGCGCCAATAGAGGC
This region includes:
- a CDS encoding Gfo/Idh/MocA family protein, which encodes MLNPSNEWLHALIGCGRVAPTHVDAAGYAAPLRLAYAVDMDPEIAGAFAARWGLAPAELDQVMADAAVRSVSICTPHDTHPDLALQALSAGKHVLLEKPPTLDPSGVLALAAAARSADRLVFPITQHRFDPLVTLVRELIAEGHLGALRMVRVSLECVRDPAYYGASDWRGTWAREGGSVLMNQGYHFIDMLMWLAGPVIHVEAMMDTLGNREVMETEDSLVAALQLENGALGTVAITGAAGSAWSNVIELMGDRGIVAFDLSTPARLHRLELTSKKALKHWRSAFAEAQKTNEIPLGVSYYGVSHRDQFRALTGAVEGTPDPRAATLEQAAEAVRVIQAIYASARGELGSTATSPLYARA
- a CDS encoding ChbG/HpnK family deacetylase, whose amino-acid sequence is MIRPRVIINADDLALTDLVTEATLETATRGVLSSTTAMVCVPGAEGRLRRVADRLAGRIGCHLQLTGGRPCLDPREIPSLVGPDGQFPDHRSGLGACHPDEVVREWDAQIARLHSWGIEPTHLDSHHHVHCRRELIPPFAEVAARHGLPGRACGTGEARRLRELGVKTPSDLLMLSGVRPLTTALVMGRLRLALRMAGPGSIVELGCHPGSPQDSALAAISSYVEARVEETRLLCSAELREALDSEGIQVVGFAALGT
- a CDS encoding glycosyltransferase, coding for MTPTQSPSTPRILLYAHAQLGVGHVQRSLLIAAALMEQQGAACMLLACRKGLDGLDLPSDLHIATLPDWPAADDRGGPARVRERADRIAEAFRVFLPHAVLVDHLFLGLGGELAPVLASTPRNPDAPLFAIGVPYGPRPTMRGPRNPGVRRAIGRYDLALCYVDARHERPAEAFERQGYLLPEERHDVGYVVEPAFVPAPPGSPPLVVGLAGGGSTGVGLFRLLESALRTRLDRGEIRLRIVAGPLGDPSASCIDASRIQVLTRSPLRQALDGASLVVSRCGYNTAYALLRISLPIVFCPYAGTGSDQIDRAAALGRLEGVWTFDEQAGAASLAARIDEGLGVRPTGRAESLDCDGAERAAHVLASLAKRRITL
- a CDS encoding aminotransferase class I/II-fold pyridoxal phosphate-dependent enzyme, whose protein sequence is MTIEPSENWQDVHESDIEAVARLLRRGEISIVSGGHLARFEKQFAAFAGGRHAVATNNGTAAIHAALWAVGVRSGHEVAVCDYGFHGMAAAVRSLGAVMVPVDAEPLGLTLDPQDLARAVSERTAAILVHNPWGVPADYTALRAAAPGIPLVADASHAHGALYRGEPLAAHADIACFSLGRGKLVSGGELGCAVTRDPELHERMLVYGHVNRVPGDLKTLDWAGSAVGLKLRPHPVALVLALGQLKRYPEKQALQRAYARGVEAIAGDLGLVPLQPCCDAERVYWRIVLGVPEGLAATPEEVAAIAERLRRAGVAIEPNHYWPTLQHQSLFDWEDHRAGIRRRHCPVAARIAPRLLTLPARVQPPADALERLRECLTAVLAGDDTRTTSPVSTGETPP